One genomic window of Leptospira paudalimensis includes the following:
- a CDS encoding M23 family metallopeptidase: protein MKRIVVILTLLASFIFAEGQKSKGKLNFVWPIQGLELSSLITSTFGESRKDHFHNGLDISSVLQPVRSMGDGFILYSRYAEDNPFEDERGSGNIVWIAHKNGYVSGYYHLGGTRNELVKNHKPVKAGDTIGISGNTGHSTGGHLHFVLGKDYGKILLDPLSYLPPVEDNMPPQIANLFIHVGENYTNLNDGDNINVSKAFPLTVSIIDGGIKNSQRRGIKEVKYLFNGETYKVANFESLQFDGSKWKTKDGHSFDDLFFKDRYLVGVLNLKAGENTIKVQTKDFSGHEGERNFSINITRISGGN from the coding sequence ATGAAACGTATTGTTGTGATTTTGACTCTTCTGGCAAGTTTTATTTTCGCTGAGGGACAGAAGTCCAAAGGGAAACTTAATTTTGTTTGGCCTATCCAAGGTTTGGAACTCTCCTCCCTAATCACGAGTACCTTTGGTGAATCGAGAAAAGACCACTTTCACAATGGATTAGACATTTCCTCAGTCTTACAACCCGTTCGTTCCATGGGAGATGGATTCATTTTGTACTCTCGTTATGCGGAAGATAATCCTTTTGAGGATGAAAGAGGTTCAGGAAATATTGTTTGGATTGCACATAAAAATGGTTATGTGAGCGGTTATTACCACTTAGGTGGAACAAGGAACGAACTCGTCAAAAACCATAAACCAGTGAAGGCGGGTGATACAATTGGAATCTCAGGTAACACAGGTCACTCAACCGGTGGACATTTACACTTTGTTCTAGGAAAAGACTACGGAAAAATTTTACTCGACCCTCTCTCCTATTTACCTCCCGTCGAAGACAATATGCCTCCTCAAATTGCCAATTTGTTCATCCATGTAGGAGAAAATTATACCAATCTAAATGATGGAGACAATATCAATGTATCCAAAGCTTTTCCGCTAACAGTAAGTATCATTGATGGTGGGATCAAAAATAGCCAACGAAGAGGTATCAAAGAAGTGAAATACTTATTTAATGGTGAAACATACAAAGTGGCAAATTTTGAATCCCTTCAATTTGATGGTTCCAAGTGGAAAACAAAAGATGGCCATAGTTTTGATGATTTATTCTTTAAAGACCGTTATTTGGTAGGAGTTTTGAATCTCAAAGCCGGCGAAAATACAATCAAAGTGCAAACAAAAGATTTTTCTGGTCATGAAGGAGAAAGAAACTTCAGTATTAACATCACAAGGATCAGTGGAGGAAATTAA
- a CDS encoding sigma-54 down-regulated protein: MEQQVKDGLNFILGAVNTAKVEAEKAFSSINAEFQNLAAKGAQDQSEISVNLRKYVQEGLSQVETIVGKANTVVAEAKAKVATVTSKA; encoded by the coding sequence ATGGAACAACAAGTAAAAGACGGATTAAACTTTATCTTAGGCGCAGTAAACACTGCAAAAGTAGAAGCTGAAAAGGCTTTCTCTAGCATCAATGCAGAATTTCAAAACTTAGCAGCGAAAGGTGCTCAAGACCAAAGCGAAATTTCTGTAAACCTTAGAAAATACGTTCAAGAAGGTCTTTCTCAAGTAGAAACCATCGTTGGAAAAGCTAACACTGTTGTTGCGGAAGCAAAAGCAAAAGTAGCAACTGTTACTTCAAAAGCATAA
- a CDS encoding sigma-70 family RNA polymerase sigma factor, producing MEQTSYSTEEILELVKECGTGNEKSLQKFFDHYSQDIYNFPIRVFHLTEDDASDYYIYAFERLKSGKRFKSFVGKSSFKTWFFSVLRNLLIDWQRTKREVKTQTVSKVNKEGKEYSTIEDEPDKRADALAHALDVSDQFQSVLSTIKMENRIVFKLSFVYYLHLDPEEILYIAEKTTRPEEEIRSEILSLREELSNREEENLKMEDKITSLYLNILDLKEQKKQKAQGDSVEAQYYKERLDHALAKKYEQRKKLIEKKQKGHFLVRTPYREIARILGISEGGVSVTLLRVLEKIQKKMHSVAGES from the coding sequence ATGGAACAGACTTCTTATTCCACCGAAGAAATTTTGGAACTTGTCAAAGAATGTGGGACTGGCAACGAAAAATCCCTACAAAAGTTTTTTGATCATTATTCCCAAGATATTTATAATTTTCCCATTCGAGTCTTTCATCTAACGGAAGATGATGCTTCCGACTATTATATTTATGCGTTTGAGCGACTCAAATCTGGCAAACGGTTCAAAAGTTTTGTTGGGAAATCGAGTTTTAAGACTTGGTTTTTTTCCGTACTCCGAAACCTACTCATTGATTGGCAACGCACCAAACGTGAGGTCAAAACCCAGACAGTTTCCAAGGTCAATAAGGAAGGGAAGGAATACAGCACAATCGAAGACGAACCCGATAAACGTGCGGATGCCCTTGCCCATGCGCTTGATGTCTCCGACCAATTCCAGTCCGTACTTTCCACAATTAAAATGGAAAATCGAATCGTATTCAAATTATCTTTTGTGTACTACCTCCACCTAGACCCTGAAGAAATATTGTACATCGCGGAAAAAACGACCCGACCTGAGGAAGAGATTCGTTCTGAAATTTTGTCACTACGAGAAGAGTTGTCCAACCGCGAGGAGGAAAACCTCAAGATGGAGGACAAAATCACTTCCTTGTATTTGAATATTCTAGATTTAAAAGAGCAGAAAAAACAAAAGGCCCAGGGAGATTCGGTTGAAGCACAATATTATAAAGAACGATTGGACCATGCCCTTGCGAAGAAGTACGAACAGCGAAAAAAACTAATCGAGAAAAAACAAAAAGGCCACTTCCTCGTTCGTACCCCTTACCGGGAAATTGCCCGAATCTTAGGGATTTCCGAAGGTGGGGTGAGTGTCACCCTGCTCCGTGTACTCGAAAAAATACAAAAAAAAATGCATTCTGTAGCGGGAGAGTCGTGA
- a CDS encoding AMP-dependent synthetase/ligase, translated as MRTMIDFYLDLPKRFGHKKAFGTRLGPGVYQFKTYMELLNEAKHLALGLSETLSERDKVAIFADNSYEWIQTSIATTLLGAIDVPRASDVTDQDILYILNHSESKILFVENETVFEKVIRLEKDLEFLKEIILFYPPKQNKELKSRKIKIKTLQELVTIGNQKRKEDPSDQIFLENTIKESDLFTMIYTSGTTGTPKGVMLTHGNILFQLRNLPLSLKKGDKTLSILPIWHIFERIFEIFSLSYGACTYYSSVRTLKEDLKFIKPNFMASAPRLWESIYGGILGTLNKSSLVKQKMFQLSMYFAKRFFHSRQVITGNVLDIHPMVIWKQIIRFVYHLIRFFVVCFPYFIFDFLVLSKIRNATGGELRGSVSGGGALPFHVDEFFNMIGIPVLEGYGMTETAPVLAMRTFEEIIPGSVGKIFPKTDLRLVDLNTGEVFLDTEIGKYVYGRKGEIHVKGKQVMAGYYKNPEATNKVLVAGWLNTGDLGIFTSNHNLRIVGRSKETIVLLGGENVEPVPIESKILESEWIDQCMVVGQDQKFLSAMVYPNLNRFETTPGKEFWKDKDVIQKMESEIKSKINSQTGFKSFERVVGVIVIPKPFEVGDELTAKLSLKRHVITEKYKNQIQALYE; from the coding sequence ATGCGAACCATGATAGATTTTTATCTAGATCTCCCAAAACGATTTGGGCATAAAAAAGCGTTTGGAACCAGATTGGGTCCAGGTGTTTACCAATTCAAAACCTATATGGAATTGTTAAATGAAGCAAAACATTTGGCATTAGGACTGAGTGAAACTTTGTCAGAAAGAGACAAAGTCGCTATTTTTGCTGACAATTCTTATGAATGGATCCAGACGAGTATTGCAACAACTCTCCTTGGCGCAATCGACGTACCACGTGCTTCGGATGTTACCGACCAAGATATATTATACATTCTCAATCACTCTGAATCCAAAATACTTTTCGTAGAAAATGAAACTGTATTTGAGAAAGTGATCAGGTTGGAAAAAGATTTAGAATTTCTAAAAGAAATCATTTTATTTTATCCACCAAAACAAAACAAAGAACTCAAATCCAGAAAAATTAAAATCAAAACCTTACAGGAATTAGTGACAATAGGAAATCAAAAAAGAAAAGAAGATCCTTCTGATCAAATATTTTTAGAGAATACGATCAAAGAATCTGATTTGTTTACAATGATTTATACATCAGGAACAACGGGAACTCCGAAGGGAGTGATGTTAACTCATGGAAATATTTTGTTTCAACTGAGGAACTTACCATTGAGTTTAAAAAAAGGTGATAAAACACTTTCGATCTTACCCATTTGGCATATTTTCGAAAGGATATTTGAAATCTTTAGTTTATCGTATGGAGCTTGTACTTATTACAGCAGTGTTCGTACACTCAAAGAAGATTTAAAATTTATAAAACCCAACTTTATGGCTTCTGCACCAAGGTTATGGGAGAGCATTTATGGTGGAATCTTAGGTACTTTAAATAAATCTTCACTAGTCAAACAAAAGATGTTTCAACTTTCGATGTACTTTGCGAAACGTTTTTTTCATTCAAGACAAGTCATTACTGGGAATGTACTCGATATCCATCCAATGGTGATATGGAAACAAATCATACGCTTTGTTTACCATTTGATTCGATTCTTTGTCGTGTGTTTTCCATATTTTATTTTTGACTTTTTAGTTTTATCCAAAATTCGAAATGCAACTGGAGGAGAACTCAGAGGTTCCGTATCGGGAGGAGGCGCACTACCATTTCATGTTGATGAATTCTTCAATATGATTGGTATTCCTGTTTTGGAAGGTTATGGTATGACAGAAACTGCACCAGTACTTGCCATGCGAACCTTTGAGGAAATCATTCCTGGTTCAGTTGGAAAAATATTTCCCAAAACAGACCTACGACTTGTCGACTTAAACACTGGTGAAGTTTTCCTAGATACTGAAATCGGAAAATATGTGTATGGAAGAAAAGGGGAAATTCACGTTAAAGGAAAACAGGTTATGGCAGGTTACTATAAAAACCCTGAAGCAACAAACAAGGTGCTCGTAGCAGGATGGTTGAATACTGGTGACTTAGGAATATTTACTTCAAACCATAACTTACGTATAGTAGGTCGTTCCAAAGAAACAATCGTGTTGCTCGGAGGAGAAAATGTGGAGCCAGTACCGATTGAATCTAAAATTTTAGAATCTGAATGGATTGACCAATGTATGGTTGTTGGGCAGGACCAAAAATTTTTGAGTGCAATGGTGTATCCCAATCTAAATCGATTTGAAACAACGCCAGGAAAAGAATTTTGGAAAGATAAAGATGTGATCCAAAAAATGGAATCAGAGATCAAATCAAAGATTAATTCTCAAACTGGATTTAAATCGTTTGAACGAGTGGTTGGTGTGATTGTGATCCCAAAACCATTTGAAGTAGGTGATGAGCTTACTGCGAAGTTATCACTCAAACGCCATGTGATCACAGAAAAATATAAAAACCAAATCCAAGCTCTTTACGAGTGA
- the dnaE gene encoding DNA polymerase III subunit alpha — protein MEDFAHLHLHTTYSMLDGAIRISDLMKRVKELGMSSVAITDHGNMYGAIEFYKEAVKHEVKPIIGCEFYVTPSRSAETELDEIADGGAYHIILLCKNEIGYHNIIKLASRSFTEGFYRKPRIDYDLLERHSEGLVCLTACLAGEVNRKILEGKEDKAYALAGRLHEIFRKEDFYMEIQDHGIPEQKIVAEAVIGFSKRTGIPLVLTNDSHFLTKDDREAQDILLRIGMRKNIDDEMRFGFNQNFYVKSPSEMKELFPNHLDAYYNTLAIRDKCSLNFQFGNPLLPPFEVPHGYDTDSYLEKLVWEGIQEKYKEITPIVKERTEYEMQTIRNMHFAGYFLIVQDYINFARRTGIPVGPGRGSAAGSIIAYALGITNVDPIRYNLLFERFLNPDRKDMPDIDTDFCVERREEVINYIKHKYGENRVGQIITFGSLAAKAAIKDVARVFNVPFSEVNEMSKLFPKKLGITIQEAVETSKDLRDVAEKSDLNKKVFSIAQKLEGNYRQVGRHAAGVVIAPTALEEIVPLSTVSEPGRDGRSIVTQYDKNMSEQVGLIKMDILGLKNLTTIHHATQLIQKRHGIKLDLDTIPLDDPATFSLLRKANVLGIFQLDSSSGIRDLFAKAQVQKFEEIAALLALYRPGPMGSGMLDDYLDRKNGKKKVIFPHESLAEVLGETYGVVVYQEQVMGISRIMGGFSVGDSDVLRKAMAKKDKSKLPALKEKFVKGAIEKKINEKLATELFEQLEKFGEYGFNKSHSVAYAFVTYQTAYLKANYSIEYLTALLSGDHSKITDVVKYINNAKDMGIRILGPDVRESGISFEITDDKTVRFGLSSIKGVGELAAENIIKNRNELGGYKQLSDFTKKLDTRLANKKVLESLAQGGAFDSFGYTRKTIFESTDIILNYANKKQAEEKEGQFSLFGGANGGTEENLNLPKDGIEWNGDELLRREKETTGLYLSGHPLDKFTEQLKSLNPTSIENLEEVRPKSKVEIAGVLSKKVVKLTKKKEEFVNFMLEDQTGEIECVAFPKTYAEYKHLFTEDNTVFIKGILERIDADESELKGQIIVNKLEELNSVTIEKKMEKTLHLTINMKEEKNRDVILKLQDILSVHRGASSVFFHLIGNGDEKKVIRAHDHFSIEITTDLMKMLTDILGKGAVRYTVGEEVRVYG, from the coding sequence ATGGAAGATTTTGCCCACCTGCATCTGCACACTACCTATTCCATGTTGGATGGTGCCATTCGAATCAGTGATTTGATGAAACGAGTGAAAGAATTGGGAATGAGTTCTGTCGCCATCACTGACCACGGCAACATGTATGGTGCCATCGAATTTTACAAAGAGGCAGTGAAACACGAAGTCAAACCCATCATTGGTTGTGAATTTTATGTGACTCCTTCCAGAAGCGCAGAAACCGAGTTAGATGAAATTGCTGATGGTGGAGCTTATCACATCATCTTATTATGCAAAAATGAAATTGGTTATCATAACATCATCAAACTTGCTAGCCGTTCGTTTACAGAAGGTTTTTATCGCAAACCACGTATTGACTATGATTTATTAGAACGACATAGTGAAGGCCTTGTTTGTTTGACAGCTTGCCTTGCAGGAGAAGTGAACCGGAAAATCCTGGAAGGCAAAGAAGACAAGGCGTATGCGTTAGCTGGTCGATTGCATGAGATCTTTCGTAAAGAAGATTTTTATATGGAAATCCAAGACCATGGAATTCCAGAACAAAAGATTGTTGCTGAAGCTGTCATTGGTTTTTCCAAACGAACTGGTATCCCACTTGTTCTCACAAATGATTCACACTTTTTAACAAAAGATGATCGAGAAGCACAGGACATTTTATTACGCATTGGAATGCGCAAAAACATCGATGATGAAATGCGTTTTGGGTTTAATCAAAATTTTTATGTAAAATCTCCTTCAGAGATGAAGGAACTTTTTCCCAATCATTTGGATGCATATTATAATACACTTGCCATTCGTGATAAATGTTCTTTGAATTTCCAATTTGGAAACCCATTACTTCCACCTTTCGAAGTACCACATGGGTATGATACAGACAGTTATTTAGAGAAATTGGTTTGGGAAGGAATTCAGGAAAAATACAAAGAAATCACACCCATTGTCAAAGAAAGAACTGAATATGAAATGCAAACCATTCGAAACATGCATTTTGCAGGATACTTTCTCATTGTTCAAGATTATATCAATTTTGCAAGGCGAACAGGAATCCCTGTAGGACCTGGTCGTGGTTCGGCAGCAGGTTCCATCATCGCATATGCACTTGGAATCACAAATGTAGATCCAATTCGTTATAATTTGTTATTTGAACGATTTTTAAACCCAGATCGTAAGGATATGCCTGATATTGATACTGACTTTTGTGTAGAACGTCGCGAAGAAGTGATCAACTACATCAAACATAAGTATGGTGAAAACCGAGTCGGCCAAATCATTACATTTGGATCCCTTGCTGCAAAAGCGGCAATTAAAGATGTGGCTCGAGTTTTTAATGTACCATTTTCAGAAGTGAATGAGATGAGTAAGTTATTTCCTAAAAAATTAGGAATTACCATCCAGGAAGCAGTTGAAACTTCAAAAGACTTACGTGATGTCGCAGAAAAATCTGATCTCAATAAAAAAGTATTTTCCATTGCTCAAAAATTAGAAGGTAACTATCGTCAGGTGGGAAGACACGCGGCTGGAGTTGTCATTGCACCAACTGCATTAGAAGAAATTGTCCCATTGTCAACGGTTAGTGAACCGGGACGTGATGGGCGTTCGATTGTTACACAGTACGACAAAAATATGTCGGAACAAGTGGGACTTATCAAAATGGATATTTTAGGTTTAAAAAACTTAACTACCATCCATCATGCAACACAATTGATTCAAAAACGACATGGTATCAAACTAGATTTGGATACCATACCACTCGATGACCCAGCTACTTTTAGTTTATTGCGAAAAGCGAATGTGTTGGGTATTTTCCAGTTGGATTCTTCCTCAGGAATTCGTGACCTTTTTGCAAAAGCACAGGTGCAAAAATTTGAAGAAATTGCCGCCTTGCTTGCGTTATATAGACCTGGTCCCATGGGATCAGGGATGTTGGATGATTATTTAGATCGTAAAAACGGAAAGAAAAAAGTAATTTTCCCACATGAAAGTTTGGCAGAAGTCCTCGGCGAAACTTATGGTGTTGTTGTTTACCAAGAGCAGGTAATGGGTATCTCAAGGATCATGGGTGGATTCTCTGTGGGAGACTCGGATGTTCTTCGTAAGGCGATGGCTAAAAAAGATAAGTCCAAACTTCCTGCCTTAAAGGAAAAATTTGTAAAAGGTGCCATCGAAAAAAAGATCAACGAAAAGTTAGCAACCGAACTATTCGAACAATTAGAAAAATTTGGTGAGTATGGTTTTAACAAATCCCACTCGGTAGCCTATGCATTTGTGACATACCAAACTGCATACCTGAAAGCGAATTATTCCATTGAATACCTAACTGCCTTATTATCGGGAGACCATTCAAAGATCACTGATGTTGTGAAATACATCAATAATGCAAAAGATATGGGGATCAGAATCTTGGGTCCAGATGTAAGAGAATCGGGAATTTCATTTGAGATCACAGATGACAAAACGGTTCGATTTGGATTGTCTTCCATCAAAGGGGTGGGAGAACTTGCCGCAGAAAATATCATCAAAAATCGAAATGAACTTGGTGGTTACAAACAACTCAGTGATTTTACAAAAAAATTAGATACTCGTCTTGCGAATAAAAAAGTTTTGGAGTCTCTCGCACAAGGTGGAGCATTTGATTCTTTTGGTTATACGAGAAAAACAATTTTTGAATCTACAGATATCATACTAAACTATGCCAACAAAAAACAAGCTGAAGAAAAGGAAGGCCAATTTTCTTTGTTTGGTGGTGCAAATGGTGGAACGGAAGAAAACTTAAATTTACCTAAAGATGGAATTGAGTGGAACGGAGACGAACTTCTTCGTCGAGAAAAAGAAACTACCGGTTTGTATTTGTCTGGGCATCCACTGGATAAATTCACAGAACAACTCAAAAGTCTAAACCCAACTTCCATTGAAAATTTAGAGGAAGTTCGACCGAAATCTAAAGTGGAAATTGCTGGTGTATTATCCAAAAAAGTTGTTAAACTTACAAAGAAAAAAGAAGAATTTGTTAACTTTATGTTGGAAGACCAAACTGGTGAAATTGAATGTGTGGCGTTTCCAAAAACTTACGCCGAATACAAGCATCTTTTCACTGAAGACAACACAGTATTTATCAAAGGAATTTTGGAACGGATTGATGCCGACGAATCAGAGTTAAAGGGTCAAATCATAGTTAATAAACTAGAAGAGCTCAATTCCGTTACGATTGAGAAAAAAATGGAAAAAACCCTCCATTTAACCATCAATATGAAGGAAGAAAAAAATCGAGATGTGATTTTGAAACTCCAAGATATACTTTCCGTTCATAGAGGTGCCTCTTCAGTATTTTTTCATTTGATTGGAAACGGTGACGAAAAAAAAGTCATACGTGCTCACGATCATTTTTCCATCGAAATCACAACAGATCTGATGAAGATGTTAACAGATATATTAGGAAAAGGTGCTGTGCGTTATACTGTTGGGGAAGAAGTGAGAGTTTACGGGTAA
- a CDS encoding CHAT domain-containing protein has protein sequence MLSLIIDRVGNVNIFNVLEDNLPVEESHIQSTLDDDLILEYLGEVERLVHVSQSVLSKPNQILNVDILQDLKVLGETFFQQFFPTSIIEKLKNTNKHSIHFNIDPTLALVPWELLHDGTSFLSDKFRIGKTIRGGLHRSTHKENRKIKMLIIADPTEDLPHAQKEGEVLFSVLSQKVPNHLLELEFIGGKQVTKLKLLSLIKDKHIIHYSGHLHFSDDSLENGWLLSDGKVLKAREIKSTGIDTDLVFSNSCMSAKSAGKKLNTNILNQYAGAFLTAGIKTFVGTNWEILDNERTIDFTVRFYTYLFSDKSVGESLFLSKEFARRNYHANDLTWANYSLYGNPDFAMFVKERRNFHSAKILNPTAVLEFYPTPIAASYSKCNHLNKNKTVDKTNLLNLIRLFESISQVVGMIVFSDHAAHAMNKSIPNNLDDAVTLRKWWELVYSCVWDFQKLKITSIFDSALPVLHEQKETIFKILGWLEVWEESDINAEELESYQIILQFFLENMLLEFAELERISILLVSENNNPHFYFKGIKPSYLYPTSHGSREKLLEQLSHHKGNLVLLHESRKMVIPFQTYFKEKKETGELELVFNGLIPFVIGAKQN, from the coding sequence ATGCTCTCTCTCATCATAGATCGTGTTGGAAATGTCAATATCTTCAATGTTTTAGAGGATAATCTTCCTGTAGAAGAATCCCACATACAATCTACGTTAGATGATGATTTGATTTTAGAGTATTTGGGTGAAGTGGAACGTCTTGTCCATGTTTCCCAATCCGTATTGTCCAAACCCAACCAAATATTAAATGTTGATATTTTACAGGATCTGAAAGTACTCGGGGAAACATTTTTCCAACAGTTTTTCCCGACCTCTATCATCGAAAAATTAAAAAACACAAACAAACATAGTATCCATTTTAATATTGATCCAACACTTGCTCTTGTTCCTTGGGAATTATTACATGATGGAACGAGTTTTCTCTCTGACAAATTTCGAATTGGAAAAACGATTCGGGGTGGTCTACATCGTTCCACTCATAAAGAAAATCGTAAAATCAAAATGCTCATCATTGCAGATCCAACTGAAGATTTGCCACATGCTCAAAAGGAAGGTGAGGTTTTATTTTCAGTTCTCAGTCAAAAGGTACCTAACCATCTCCTCGAATTAGAATTTATAGGTGGGAAACAGGTCACCAAACTCAAGTTACTTTCTCTTATCAAAGACAAACATATCATCCATTATTCAGGCCACTTACATTTTTCCGATGACTCTCTTGAAAATGGTTGGTTATTGTCGGATGGTAAAGTTCTCAAGGCACGTGAAATTAAATCAACAGGTATTGATACTGATTTAGTATTCTCTAACTCTTGTATGTCGGCAAAATCTGCAGGTAAAAAATTAAATACAAATATTTTAAACCAATATGCAGGTGCTTTCTTGACTGCAGGAATCAAAACATTTGTAGGAACAAATTGGGAAATTTTAGACAATGAAAGGACAATTGATTTTACAGTAAGATTTTATACATATCTATTTTCAGACAAATCTGTTGGAGAGTCCTTGTTCTTATCGAAAGAATTTGCAAGACGTAATTACCATGCGAATGATTTAACTTGGGCTAATTATTCTTTATATGGGAATCCTGATTTTGCAATGTTTGTGAAAGAACGTAGGAATTTTCATTCAGCAAAAATTTTAAATCCAACTGCTGTATTAGAGTTTTATCCAACTCCAATCGCTGCTTCTTATTCCAAGTGTAATCATTTAAATAAAAACAAAACAGTTGATAAAACAAATCTCCTCAATTTGATCCGATTGTTTGAATCGATAAGCCAAGTGGTTGGAATGATTGTTTTTAGTGATCATGCTGCACACGCAATGAACAAATCCATACCTAATAATTTGGATGATGCTGTTACACTACGTAAATGGTGGGAACTTGTTTATAGTTGTGTATGGGATTTTCAAAAATTAAAGATTACGAGTATATTTGATTCTGCTCTTCCCGTTTTACACGAACAAAAGGAAACCATTTTTAAAATCTTAGGATGGTTGGAAGTTTGGGAAGAGAGTGATATCAATGCGGAAGAATTAGAATCTTACCAAATCATTCTTCAGTTTTTTTTAGAGAATATGTTGTTGGAATTTGCTGAATTAGAACGAATCAGTATCTTACTCGTTTCGGAGAACAATAACCCACATTTTTATTTTAAAGGGATCAAACCATCGTATTTGTATCCGACTTCCCACGGATCTCGTGAAAAACTTTTAGAACAATTGTCACATCACAAAGGAAACTTAGTGTTGTTACACGAAAGCAGAAAAATGGTAATCCCTTTTCAAACTTATTTTAAAGAGAAAAAGGAAACTGGTGAATTGGAACTTGTATTCAATGGTCTCATTCCGTTTGTAATCGGAGCTAAACAGAATTGA
- a CDS encoding helix-turn-helix domain-containing protein has protein sequence MGTESISLVLLLEFLWMGSGAIFCLIWALSNIIKNRKKSDLLWSFILFSTGLWLLTGAFMFTGFYYQLPSIVFIHIPFVFLSASFLYLYLENLFLEKKINLHWICFLPSLVSIVFLIPYYLESDIEKIKILNTITTSEYGSILSGLNFGIKLSVLISVGIFLIREWIPNVRLSVFFTKRAIYSLVFILLIWMDLLVGSIGFGFQIPFFRKLSAYLLPTLMYFYFFTREFWEPFVSDVRDTIQKNKYEKSKLSSVPIEIIDQKLYELMLEKVFCDEDLSLSKLAELVGVKSGQLSEYFHKRYGFGFYNYINQYRIEEAKRYLLEPKERTILSIADAVGFNSKSTFNRVFLEKVGVTPTDFRKQSKHSEP, from the coding sequence GTGGGAACAGAATCTATTTCCCTCGTTTTATTATTAGAGTTTTTATGGATGGGATCTGGTGCCATATTTTGCCTCATTTGGGCATTATCTAACATAATCAAAAATCGAAAAAAATCAGATCTGCTTTGGTCATTTATTTTGTTTTCTACAGGCTTATGGTTGTTAACTGGAGCCTTTATGTTTACAGGATTTTATTACCAACTTCCTTCCATAGTTTTTATCCACATTCCATTTGTATTTTTATCAGCCTCCTTTTTGTATCTTTATTTAGAAAATTTATTTCTAGAGAAAAAAATCAATCTACATTGGATTTGTTTTTTACCTTCTTTGGTTTCCATTGTATTCCTAATTCCATATTACTTGGAATCAGATATAGAAAAAATAAAAATTTTAAACACGATTACAACTAGTGAATATGGAAGTATATTATCTGGCCTTAATTTTGGAATCAAACTTTCCGTTTTAATTTCTGTAGGAATTTTTTTAATCCGCGAATGGATACCAAACGTACGTTTGTCTGTCTTTTTTACGAAACGTGCCATTTATTCTTTGGTTTTTATTCTTTTGATTTGGATGGATTTACTGGTAGGGAGTATCGGTTTTGGATTCCAAATTCCATTCTTTCGGAAATTGAGTGCATACCTATTGCCAACTCTTATGTATTTTTATTTTTTTACTCGTGAATTTTGGGAACCCTTTGTTTCTGATGTACGTGATACAATTCAAAAAAATAAATATGAAAAATCGAAGTTGTCTTCTGTTCCAATTGAAATAATCGATCAAAAATTATATGAATTGATGTTGGAAAAAGTTTTCTGTGATGAGGACTTAAGTTTATCTAAATTGGCTGAGTTAGTTGGAGTGAAGTCAGGACAGTTGTCTGAATACTTTCATAAACGATATGGTTTTGGTTTTTACAATTACATCAACCAGTATAGGATCGAAGAAGCAAAACGTTATTTATTGGAACCCAAAGAACGAACCATTTTGTCCATTGCCGATGCGGTCGGTTTTAATTCCAAATCCACTTTCAATCGTGTTTTCTTAGAGAAGGTGGGAGTGACGCCAACAGATTTCCGAAAACAATCAAAACATTCCGAACCATAA